In one window of Zhihengliuella sp. ISTPL4 DNA:
- a CDS encoding aldo/keto reductase yields MTIPALELNDGNSIPQLGYGVFKVPPAETEKAVSEALEIGYRHIDTAAIYGNEEGVGAAIASSGIPRDELFVTTKLWNDRHHDDEPRAAIGESLEKLGLEQVDLYLVHWPTPAKDDYVHAFAKLIELRDAGLTRSIGVSNFLVPHLERTVKETGVVPAVNQIELHPAYQRREEVAWAEANGVRIEAWGPLGQGKYDLFGTPAIAEAAAAHGVTPAQAVLRWHLQKGIIVFPKSVRPERLRENLDVFGFELTDAEIAAIDALDPLDGSGRVGSHPDEVN; encoded by the coding sequence ATGACCATTCCTGCACTCGAACTGAACGACGGCAACTCCATCCCCCAGCTGGGCTACGGCGTCTTCAAGGTGCCGCCGGCAGAGACCGAGAAGGCGGTGAGCGAGGCCCTCGAGATCGGGTACCGCCACATCGACACCGCCGCGATCTACGGCAACGAGGAGGGCGTGGGCGCGGCCATCGCGTCCTCCGGCATCCCCCGCGACGAGCTCTTCGTCACCACGAAGCTGTGGAACGACCGCCACCACGACGATGAGCCCCGTGCCGCCATCGGCGAGAGCCTCGAGAAGCTCGGCCTGGAGCAGGTCGACCTCTACCTCGTACACTGGCCCACCCCGGCGAAGGACGACTACGTCCACGCGTTCGCGAAGCTCATCGAGCTCCGCGACGCGGGCCTGACCCGCAGCATCGGCGTCTCGAACTTCCTCGTGCCGCACCTGGAGCGCACGGTGAAGGAGACCGGCGTCGTCCCGGCTGTGAACCAGATCGAGCTGCACCCCGCGTACCAGCGTCGTGAGGAGGTCGCCTGGGCCGAGGCCAACGGCGTCCGCATCGAGGCCTGGGGTCCGCTCGGCCAGGGCAAGTACGACCTCTTCGGCACCCCGGCGATCGCGGAGGCGGCCGCCGCTCACGGCGTGACGCCCGCACAGGCCGTCCTGCGCTGGCACCTGCAGAAGGGCATCATCGTCTTCCCGAAGTCGGTGCGCCCCGAGCGCCTGCGCGAGAACCTCGACGTGTTCGGCTTCGAGCTGACCGATGCCGAGATCGCCGCGATCGACGCCCTCGACCCGCTCGACGGCTCGGGCCGCGTGGGCTCGCACCCCGACGAGGTCAACTGA
- a CDS encoding amino acid permease, translating to MSTEVPVTTTTTKGLHPGLTRRQISMMGLGGAIGAGLFVGSGQAISIAGPAVLISYLVAGGIVVLVMAMLAEMVAARPSSGAFSSYAQKAMGRSAGSAVGWLYWIQLVVVIAAEATGAAGIVANWVPGIPAWIWVLVFVVALTAVNLFGVRNYGRFEFWFAAIKVAAIIAFLVVGVCAIVGLIPGVPATGISNLVDEGGFAPHGITGIAAALLIVVFAFGGTEVVAIAAAESDDPARNIRRIVREVLVRILIFYVGSIFVIVAVLPWDDPAVQAGPFSAVLDTLNVPGVGLVMDLIVVIALLSAMNANIYGASRMAYSLGERGLAPLSVTRTSLKGVPFVAVLASVAFGFVTVGLNWAFPDVVLPALLNVVGSTLLVIWTATAISQIVLRRRADRAGEAMPMRLWGFPWVSWLCLVLLAAVIALAMIDPAARIQLLLTLGLTAVLLVVARLTRGVSRPGIVKE from the coding sequence ATGAGCACCGAGGTCCCCGTCACCACGACGACCACGAAGGGCCTGCACCCGGGCCTCACCCGCCGCCAGATCTCCATGATGGGGCTCGGCGGCGCGATCGGCGCGGGGCTGTTCGTCGGCTCCGGGCAGGCGATCAGCATCGCCGGACCCGCCGTCCTCATCTCCTACCTCGTCGCGGGCGGCATCGTCGTGCTCGTGATGGCGATGCTCGCCGAGATGGTGGCGGCCCGCCCGAGCTCCGGCGCCTTCAGCTCCTACGCCCAGAAGGCCATGGGGCGCAGCGCCGGCAGTGCGGTGGGCTGGCTGTACTGGATCCAGCTCGTCGTCGTGATCGCCGCCGAGGCGACCGGCGCGGCCGGGATCGTGGCGAACTGGGTGCCGGGGATCCCCGCGTGGATCTGGGTCCTGGTCTTCGTCGTGGCCCTCACTGCGGTCAACCTCTTCGGCGTGCGCAACTACGGCCGTTTCGAGTTCTGGTTCGCCGCGATCAAGGTCGCCGCGATCATCGCCTTCCTCGTCGTCGGCGTGTGCGCGATCGTCGGACTCATCCCCGGCGTGCCGGCGACCGGGATCTCGAACCTCGTGGACGAGGGCGGCTTCGCCCCGCACGGGATCACCGGCATCGCGGCGGCGCTCCTCATCGTCGTCTTCGCGTTCGGCGGCACCGAGGTCGTCGCGATCGCGGCGGCGGAGTCCGACGATCCCGCCCGCAACATCCGCCGGATCGTGCGCGAGGTGCTCGTGCGCATCCTCATCTTCTACGTCGGCTCGATCTTCGTCATCGTCGCGGTGCTCCCGTGGGACGACCCCGCCGTGCAGGCCGGTCCGTTCTCGGCGGTCCTGGACACCCTGAACGTGCCGGGCGTCGGCCTCGTCATGGACCTCATCGTGGTGATCGCGCTGCTCTCGGCCATGAACGCCAACATCTACGGCGCTTCCCGGATGGCGTACTCGCTGGGCGAGCGGGGACTGGCGCCGCTGTCCGTCACCCGCACGAGCCTCAAGGGGGTGCCCTTCGTCGCCGTGCTCGCCTCGGTGGCCTTCGGGTTCGTCACGGTGGGGCTGAACTGGGCGTTCCCCGACGTGGTGCTCCCGGCCCTGCTGAACGTCGTGGGGTCGACCCTGCTGGTGATCTGGACGGCGACCGCGATCTCGCAGATCGTGCTGCGACGGCGCGCCGACCGCGCCGGCGAGGCGATGCCGATGCGGCTGTGGGGCTTCCCCTGGGTGTCGTGGCTCTGCCTGGTGCTGCTCGCCGCCGTGATCGCGCTCGCGATGATCGATCCGGCCGCACGCATCCAGCTGCTGCTCACACTCGGGCTCACCGCCGTACTCCTCGTGGTCGCCCGACTGACCCGGGGTGTCTCCCGCCCCGGCATCGTCAAGGAGTGA
- a CDS encoding heparan-alpha-glucosaminide N-acetyltransferase domain-containing protein, whose translation MTTALAPVRWFRDFGRPPRILGLDVARGLAILGMAGAHVGMTEAFHWGDPTTWTDLVHGRSSILFALLAGVSIALMTGRDVLPERERLPSIRLNLVGRGAVIFVIGLALELLNTPIAVILTLYGLLYVAVIPVLRWRPRQLLLGAAVLALAGPALLALISAVALQPFGAGIGFVLYGTYPITVWLALVLGGMALGRLRVQQLRTAVVALVVGVVLAAIGYGMGALGVSAGLDAEGSIASSTSVSSGSESLDSLPSESLPSFVPDDVMPPSGWESYPEALAATDPLGSMIRAVFAVDPHSGGTAEILGSGGFALAVIALCLLLSRPLRWPLLPLGALGSMPLTAYSLHVVSVVLVAGPGGFIADNAFWALTAVALLVLTTLWSMFLGRGPLERLVGKGAAAMAAVPRR comes from the coding sequence GTGACGACTGCTCTCGCTCCCGTGCGCTGGTTCCGTGATTTCGGGCGGCCGCCGCGCATCCTCGGCCTCGACGTCGCGCGGGGCCTGGCGATCCTGGGCATGGCCGGCGCCCACGTCGGCATGACGGAGGCTTTCCACTGGGGCGACCCGACCACGTGGACCGACCTCGTGCACGGCCGCTCCTCGATCCTCTTCGCGCTGCTCGCCGGCGTCTCCATCGCCCTCATGACCGGGCGCGACGTGCTGCCGGAGCGGGAGCGCCTCCCGAGCATCCGGCTCAACCTCGTCGGCCGTGGCGCGGTGATCTTCGTGATCGGTCTCGCCCTGGAACTCCTCAACACACCGATCGCCGTGATCCTCACCCTCTACGGCCTGCTCTACGTCGCCGTGATCCCGGTGCTGCGGTGGCGGCCCCGGCAGCTGCTCCTCGGCGCCGCCGTCCTCGCCCTCGCCGGCCCCGCGCTGCTCGCCCTGATCAGCGCGGTCGCCCTGCAGCCGTTCGGCGCGGGTATCGGCTTCGTGCTCTACGGCACGTATCCCATCACCGTGTGGCTGGCTCTCGTGCTGGGCGGCATGGCTCTGGGACGGCTCCGCGTCCAGCAGCTGCGCACGGCTGTCGTCGCCCTCGTCGTCGGAGTGGTCCTCGCCGCGATCGGCTACGGAATGGGCGCCCTCGGAGTGAGTGCGGGCCTGGACGCGGAGGGCTCGATCGCCTCCTCGACGAGCGTGTCCTCCGGGAGCGAGAGCCTGGACAGCCTTCCCAGCGAGAGCCTGCCGTCCTTCGTCCCGGACGACGTGATGCCGCCCTCCGGCTGGGAGAGCTACCCTGAGGCCCTCGCCGCGACCGATCCGCTCGGTTCCATGATCCGCGCCGTCTTCGCCGTCGATCCGCACAGCGGCGGAACCGCGGAGATCCTGGGCTCCGGTGGCTTCGCCCTCGCGGTGATCGCCTTGTGCCTGCTGCTGAGCCGTCCGCTGCGCTGGCCGCTGCTGCCGCTCGGCGCTCTGGGCTCCATGCCGCTCACGGCATACAGCCTGCACGTCGTCTCCGTCGTCCTCGTCGCCGGCCCCGGCGGCTTCATCGCGGACAACGCCTTCTGGGCGCTCACCGCCGTGGCGCTCCTGGTACTCACGACGCTGTGGTCGATGTTCCTCGGCCGCGGCCCTCTGGAGCGCCTCGTCGGAAAGGGCGCCGCCGCGATGGCGGCCGTCCCTCGGCGCTGA
- the hisC gene encoding histidinol-phosphate transaminase — protein sequence MTLSARAGLDAVPAYRQGRSAPAGASKLSSNESPHPPLPSVVRAVQDRVAGIHRYPDMSASAVREALADRYAVDLAQVTVGAGSVEIAAQLIHAVAGEGDEVVFAWRSFEAYPSLVHIAGATPVAVPLDADHGHDLDAMRAAITPRTRLVFVCNPNNPTGTVVDAEALERFVAAVPHDVLVVIDEAYVHFDRTDSRGAGIELFRRHPHVAVLHTFSKAYGLAGLRIGYAIAPTTIAEAQRKVAVPFGVTDLAQAAALASLAAEDELAVRIDEVVAQRDRLYTVLTAAGWPAVRSQANFVWVPAGERTADLDALLHAGGVVARAFPGEGIRISSGSAADIDRVEAALAVSGDAAHDSDHDSDLMEVGA from the coding sequence ATGACCCTCTCCGCCCGCGCCGGCCTTGACGCCGTGCCCGCCTACCGACAGGGGCGCTCCGCTCCGGCCGGTGCCTCCAAGCTCTCCTCGAACGAGTCGCCGCACCCGCCGCTGCCGTCCGTCGTCCGCGCCGTGCAGGACCGGGTGGCCGGCATCCACCGCTACCCGGATATGAGCGCCTCCGCGGTCCGGGAGGCACTCGCCGACCGTTATGCGGTGGACCTGGCGCAGGTGACCGTCGGTGCGGGCTCGGTGGAGATCGCCGCCCAGCTCATCCACGCGGTCGCCGGTGAGGGGGACGAGGTCGTCTTCGCCTGGCGGTCGTTCGAGGCGTACCCCTCGCTCGTCCATATCGCCGGCGCGACGCCCGTCGCCGTGCCGCTGGACGCCGACCATGGACACGACCTCGACGCGATGCGCGCCGCGATCACCCCGCGGACGCGTCTCGTGTTCGTGTGCAACCCCAACAACCCGACCGGCACCGTCGTCGACGCCGAGGCCCTGGAGCGCTTCGTCGCCGCAGTGCCGCACGACGTGCTCGTCGTCATCGACGAGGCCTACGTGCACTTCGACCGCACGGACAGCCGCGGTGCCGGGATCGAGCTGTTCCGCCGCCACCCGCACGTCGCGGTGCTGCACACGTTCTCCAAGGCCTACGGCCTGGCCGGCCTCCGCATCGGCTACGCGATCGCCCCGACCACGATCGCCGAGGCACAGCGCAAGGTGGCCGTGCCGTTCGGAGTCACCGACCTTGCCCAGGCGGCGGCCCTCGCCTCACTCGCCGCGGAGGACGAGCTCGCCGTCCGCATCGACGAGGTCGTGGCGCAGCGCGACCGGCTGTACACCGTGCTCACCGCCGCCGGCTGGCCCGCCGTCCGCTCGCAGGCCAACTTCGTCTGGGTTCCGGCGGGGGAGCGCACCGCCGACCTCGACGCCCTCCTGCACGCCGGCGGCGTGGTCGCCCGCGCCTTCCCCGGCGAGGGCATCCGCATCTCGTCCGGCTCCGCCGCCGACATCGACCGGGTCGAAGCCGCCCTCGCTGTCTCCGGCGACGCCGCGCACGATTCCGACCACGATTCCGACCTGATGGAGGTGGGCGCATGA
- the rsmI gene encoding 16S rRNA (cytidine(1402)-2'-O)-methyltransferase has translation MIILAATPIGNLGDASRRLVEVLENAEIVVAEDTRTTQRLLQALKIENRPRLIALHDHNEKQKAGELAALAAETDLVVLSDAGMPTVSDPGYGLVAEAVAQGVTVTAIPGPSAVLMALAISGLPTDRFTFEGFLPRKPGERRATLCALAAEPRTMVFFESPSRLATTLTDMGAAFGADRRIAVCRELTKLYEEVRRGTASELAAWAADGVKGEIVVVVEGAPRRDASPEDALAQVQALVADGTRLKDAASEVAALTGLSSRDLYQAALAARSR, from the coding sequence GTGATCATCCTCGCCGCGACCCCCATCGGAAACCTGGGCGATGCGTCGCGGCGGCTCGTGGAGGTGCTGGAGAACGCGGAGATCGTCGTCGCGGAGGACACCCGCACGACCCAGCGCCTCCTGCAGGCCCTCAAGATCGAGAACCGCCCCCGGCTGATCGCGCTGCACGACCACAACGAGAAGCAGAAGGCCGGAGAGCTGGCCGCGCTCGCCGCGGAGACCGACCTCGTGGTGCTGAGTGATGCGGGCATGCCGACCGTGAGCGACCCGGGATACGGCCTGGTCGCCGAGGCCGTGGCACAGGGGGTCACGGTGACCGCGATCCCGGGGCCCAGTGCCGTCCTCATGGCCCTGGCGATCTCGGGGCTCCCGACGGACCGCTTCACCTTCGAGGGGTTCCTGCCGCGGAAGCCGGGGGAGCGCCGGGCGACCCTCTGCGCTCTCGCTGCCGAGCCGCGCACGATGGTGTTCTTCGAGTCGCCCTCGCGTCTCGCGACGACTCTGACCGACATGGGGGCCGCGTTCGGCGCGGACCGCCGCATCGCCGTGTGCCGGGAGCTGACGAAGCTGTACGAGGAGGTCCGTCGCGGCACCGCGTCCGAGCTCGCCGCCTGGGCTGCCGACGGGGTGAAGGGTGAGATCGTCGTGGTCGTCGAGGGCGCGCCGCGGCGGGACGCCTCCCCGGAGGACGCTCTCGCTCAGGTGCAGGCCCTGGTCGCGGACGGGACTCGGCTGAAGGACGCGGCGTCCGAGGTCGCGGCCCTGACGGGTCTGTCCTCCCGTGACCTCTACCAGGCGGCCCTCGCGGCGCGGTCGCGGTGA
- a CDS encoding dolichyl-phosphate-mannose--protein mannosyltransferase, translated as MTAPEPLLPAPEERLTRYERLRDRVLHAPDWGRAIGWLAPLLLTAFAAVLRLANVGHPHQLAFDETYYVKDAWSLWSLGYEGVWGENANDAFVTLQELPLTNKGAFIVHPPLGKWLIALGMAIGGPDNSAGWRLATAVLGAASVLLVYLIARRLTGSVVAATVAGTLLAIDGLSIVMSRIALLDGILTFFVLLGVLFVLIDRQRTIPLLERRAPDDENPLWGPILWRRPWLVAAGLALGAAAAVKWSGLYVLAGFGLYVVITDALARRRGGVVVWPASAVFRQGPVSFILLVFPALAVYLASWTGWLVTANGYDRGSDPNPFVALWNYHEAMLGFHVGLTRGHPYASPAWEWPFLLRPTAVWVDSDPTGCGVDHCIGVISAVPNPLIWYGGVAASVYLLYRLIRGWITRQPVGPALSLPLVGLAVTYLPWLMFPDRTIFQFYTVVMMPFLVLALTVTLRIIAGRREDPLSRRQSGQRTVLIFLAVVVLVSAFFLPLWTGMSVPYDFWRLHNWLPGWV; from the coding sequence GTGACCGCGCCCGAGCCCCTGCTGCCCGCCCCCGAGGAGCGGCTCACGCGCTACGAGCGGCTCCGCGACCGCGTGCTGCACGCCCCGGACTGGGGCCGGGCGATCGGCTGGCTGGCCCCGCTGCTGCTCACCGCCTTCGCCGCGGTGCTGCGCCTGGCGAACGTCGGCCACCCGCACCAGCTCGCCTTCGACGAGACCTACTACGTCAAAGACGCCTGGTCGCTGTGGAGCCTCGGCTACGAGGGCGTCTGGGGTGAGAACGCGAACGACGCCTTCGTCACTCTGCAGGAGCTCCCGCTGACGAACAAGGGCGCCTTCATCGTGCACCCGCCGCTGGGCAAGTGGCTCATCGCCCTGGGCATGGCCATCGGCGGGCCGGACAACAGCGCCGGCTGGCGTCTCGCGACCGCCGTGCTCGGTGCCGCGTCGGTGCTGCTGGTCTACCTGATCGCCCGCCGCCTGACCGGCTCGGTGGTGGCAGCCACCGTGGCGGGCACGCTCCTCGCGATCGACGGCCTCAGCATCGTGATGAGCCGGATCGCGCTGCTCGACGGCATCCTCACCTTCTTCGTGCTGCTGGGCGTGCTGTTCGTGCTCATCGACCGCCAGCGCACGATCCCCCTGCTCGAACGCCGGGCCCCCGACGACGAGAACCCGCTGTGGGGACCGATCCTCTGGCGCCGCCCCTGGCTCGTCGCCGCAGGCCTCGCGCTCGGCGCCGCCGCCGCGGTGAAATGGTCGGGGCTGTACGTGCTCGCGGGCTTCGGACTCTACGTCGTCATCACCGATGCTCTCGCGCGGCGGCGCGGCGGGGTGGTCGTGTGGCCGGCGTCCGCGGTCTTCCGCCAGGGGCCGGTGTCGTTCATCCTCCTCGTCTTCCCCGCGCTCGCGGTGTACCTCGCGAGCTGGACCGGGTGGCTGGTGACGGCGAACGGCTACGACCGCGGCAGCGATCCGAACCCGTTCGTCGCTCTGTGGAACTACCACGAGGCCATGCTCGGTTTCCACGTGGGTCTCACCCGCGGACACCCGTACGCGAGCCCCGCGTGGGAGTGGCCCTTCCTGCTCCGCCCGACCGCGGTGTGGGTGGACAGCGACCCGACCGGCTGCGGCGTCGACCACTGCATCGGCGTGATCTCCGCGGTCCCCAACCCGCTCATCTGGTACGGCGGCGTCGCGGCCAGCGTGTACCTGCTCTACCGCCTCATCCGCGGCTGGATCACGCGGCAGCCCGTCGGCCCGGCGCTCAGCCTCCCGCTCGTGGGCCTCGCGGTGACGTACCTGCCGTGGCTGATGTTCCCTGACCGGACGATCTTCCAGTTCTACACGGTGGTGATGATGCCGTTCCTCGTGCTCGCGCTCACCGTCACGCTGCGGATCATCGCCGGGCGCCGGGAGGACCCGCTGTCGCGCCGCCAGTCGGGACAGCGGACCGTCCTGATCTTCCTCGCCGTCGTCGTCCTCGTCTCGGCGTTCTTCCTGCCGCTGTGGACGGGGATGAGCGTTCCCTACGACTTCTGGCGCCTGCACAACTGGCTGCCCGGCTGGGTCTGA
- a CDS encoding Lrp/AsnC family transcriptional regulator — protein MRIDRLDAALIRLLTESPQLPLLECARRLGIARGTATSRLARLHEGGVIEAIVPRIDPAGFGYGVVAFCLVEIDQKVGHDDVATALADAVPEIVDMHTVTGASDMQLRLVARDATRLQEVLDRVALVPGVARTASSIAMRTHLSGRVLPLVEHVADEVP, from the coding sequence GTGCGGATCGATCGTCTCGACGCCGCGCTGATCCGGCTGCTGACGGAGTCGCCGCAGCTGCCTCTCCTCGAGTGCGCGCGCCGGCTGGGCATCGCGCGGGGAACGGCTACCAGCCGTCTCGCGCGCCTGCACGAAGGTGGCGTGATCGAGGCGATCGTGCCGCGCATCGATCCCGCCGGCTTCGGCTATGGCGTCGTGGCGTTCTGTCTCGTCGAGATCGATCAGAAGGTGGGGCACGACGACGTCGCGACCGCCCTGGCGGACGCGGTGCCGGAGATCGTCGACATGCACACGGTGACCGGCGCGAGCGACATGCAGCTCCGGCTCGTCGCCCGCGATGCGACACGGCTCCAGGAGGTGCTGGACCGGGTGGCCCTCGTGCCGGGCGTCGCGCGGACCGCGTCCTCCATCGCCATGCGCACGCACCTCTCCGGTCGCGTGCTCCCGCTCGTGGAGCACGTGGCCGACGAGGTCCCCTGA
- the msuE gene encoding FMN reductase: MTAPLRVVAVSGSLHEPSKTTALLRAITAAVAERAPVEAQLIELTQIGPSLAGALRRDQLPPEVEAQLQAIETADLLIVGSPVYRASFTGLFKHLFDFVDQYALVGTPVLLAATGGGERHALMIEHQLRPLFAFFQALTLPLGVYASTTDFDGYEVATDVLRARIALAAERALPLVGYTAARPAELLVG, translated from the coding sequence ATGACAGCCCCGCTCCGCGTCGTCGCCGTCTCGGGCTCCCTGCACGAGCCGAGCAAGACCACCGCCCTCCTCCGAGCGATCACCGCCGCGGTCGCCGAGCGCGCCCCGGTCGAGGCGCAGCTGATCGAGCTCACGCAGATCGGGCCGTCGCTCGCCGGTGCTCTCCGCCGGGATCAGCTCCCGCCGGAGGTGGAGGCGCAGCTGCAGGCGATCGAGACCGCCGACCTGCTCATCGTGGGCAGCCCGGTGTATCGCGCCTCGTTCACCGGCCTGTTCAAGCACCTGTTCGATTTCGTGGACCAGTACGCCCTGGTCGGCACACCGGTCCTCCTCGCCGCGACCGGCGGGGGCGAGCGGCACGCCCTCATGATCGAGCACCAGCTCCGTCCGCTCTTCGCGTTCTTCCAGGCGCTCACGCTGCCGCTCGGCGTGTATGCGAGCACCACCGACTTCGACGGCTACGAGGTGGCGACCGACGTGCTGCGTGCGCGGATCGCGCTCGCGGCCGAGCGAGCCCTCCCGCTCGTCGGCTACACGGCGGCCCGTCCCGCGGAGCTGCTCGTCGGCTGA
- a CDS encoding thioredoxin domain-containing protein codes for MTNRLADTLSPYLRAHADNPVDWYPWGEEAFAEARRRDVPILISIGYSTCHWCHVMARESFADPETATRINEGFVAIKVDREEHPHVDGAYMAAASAFTQNLGWPLTVFTTPTGRAFYAGTYWPPEARPPMPAFRDVLAAVREAWTTRRAEAEESADAVTAALAEAAQATPSDLPDPAALAEAARDLAAREDAEFGGFGGAPKFPVATTLRFLQEPLIREAAPEAAAAAERALAAMADSDLRDADGGFFRYATRRDWTVPHYERMLTDNAQLLEVALDAGDEETARGTAGFLLRTLRREGGGFGAAQDSESWIDGARSEGGYYLRPIAERAAVEPPAVDGKVITGWNGLAIAALARAGAALGEDAWIAAAADAAAAVLGINRGPDGALVRASLDGRASDAVATASDLALLAEGLFALAAATGDVAPAVTARDLLDGVLEGAAGDDPVLRAQGIAASPDHTDGDLPSDTAAVAQAALTAWRLGAGDRYRAAAAERVEALASRALAQPFARGSLLRVATGLAAAPRQLVVVTEDPGGALAAAARGADAEVIAVVSPAQAAAFAAAGFELFEGKGATAERAYDCRAFVCRLPVSDPAEVSRTR; via the coding sequence ATGACGAACCGTCTCGCCGACACCCTCAGCCCCTATCTGCGGGCCCATGCCGACAACCCCGTCGACTGGTACCCCTGGGGGGAGGAGGCTTTCGCCGAGGCCCGCCGCCGCGATGTCCCGATACTGATCTCGATCGGGTACTCCACGTGCCACTGGTGTCATGTGATGGCGCGCGAGTCGTTCGCCGACCCGGAGACCGCCACCCGCATCAACGAGGGGTTCGTCGCGATCAAGGTCGACCGCGAGGAGCATCCGCACGTCGACGGGGCCTACATGGCCGCCGCCTCGGCGTTCACGCAGAACCTCGGCTGGCCGCTCACGGTGTTCACCACGCCCACCGGGCGCGCGTTCTACGCTGGGACGTACTGGCCGCCCGAGGCGCGACCGCCGATGCCCGCGTTCCGCGATGTGCTGGCCGCGGTCCGCGAGGCGTGGACGACGCGGCGCGCCGAGGCTGAGGAGTCGGCGGACGCGGTGACCGCGGCCCTCGCCGAAGCGGCGCAGGCCACGCCCTCCGACCTCCCCGATCCGGCTGCGCTGGCGGAGGCCGCCCGCGACCTCGCCGCCAGGGAGGATGCGGAGTTCGGCGGCTTCGGCGGGGCTCCGAAGTTCCCGGTGGCCACGACCCTGCGGTTCCTGCAGGAGCCCCTCATCCGCGAGGCCGCGCCGGAGGCGGCGGCTGCGGCCGAGCGTGCCCTCGCGGCGATGGCGGACTCGGACCTGCGTGATGCCGACGGCGGGTTCTTCCGCTATGCGACCAGGCGCGACTGGACCGTGCCGCACTACGAGCGCATGCTGACCGACAACGCCCAGCTGCTCGAGGTCGCGCTCGACGCCGGCGACGAGGAGACCGCCCGCGGGACCGCCGGCTTCCTGCTCCGCACACTGCGGCGGGAGGGCGGCGGCTTCGGTGCCGCTCAGGACTCCGAGTCGTGGATCGACGGGGCGCGCAGCGAGGGCGGCTACTACCTCCGCCCCATCGCGGAGCGCGCCGCCGTGGAGCCGCCGGCGGTGGACGGCAAGGTCATCACCGGCTGGAACGGCCTCGCGATCGCGGCACTCGCCCGCGCGGGTGCGGCCCTCGGCGAGGACGCGTGGATCGCCGCCGCTGCGGATGCCGCCGCTGCCGTGCTCGGCATCAATCGCGGGCCGGACGGTGCTCTCGTGCGGGCATCGCTGGACGGCCGGGCCTCGGACGCGGTGGCCACCGCGTCCGACCTCGCGCTGCTCGCCGAAGGCCTGTTCGCGCTCGCGGCGGCGACAGGTGACGTCGCCCCGGCGGTCACGGCCCGTGACCTCCTCGACGGGGTGCTGGAGGGCGCCGCGGGGGACGACCCGGTGCTCCGCGCGCAGGGCATCGCCGCCTCGCCCGACCACACCGACGGCGATCTCCCCTCGGACACGGCGGCGGTCGCGCAGGCCGCGCTGACCGCCTGGCGGCTCGGGGCGGGGGACCGCTACCGCGCGGCGGCAGCCGAGCGGGTGGAGGCTCTCGCCTCCCGGGCGCTCGCCCAGCCCTTCGCCCGCGGCAGCCTGCTCCGCGTCGCCACCGGACTCGCCGCCGCGCCGCGGCAGCTCGTCGTGGTGACGGAGGATCCGGGTGGGGCGCTCGCCGCCGCCGCACGCGGAGCCGATGCCGAGGTCATCGCCGTCGTCAGTCCGGCGCAGGCCGCGGCGTTCGCCGCCGCGGGTTTCGAGCTGTTCGAAGGCAAGGGGGCGACCGCCGAGCGCGCCTACGACTGCCGCGCCTTCGTGTGCCGCCTGCCGGTGAGCGATCCGGCCGAGGTGTCGCGGACCCGCTGA